From the genome of Pectobacterium atrosepticum:
TGTAAACGCTGCCGTTCATCTTGCTGTCTAGCGGTGCAAAGCTTGACCAGAAGGTTTCACTCGAGCTGGTGGCACCATAGATGGTATTGCCGCCCATCGCCGCCGCTTTATTACGTAGATCGTTTGCCGCACCGCGCATAGAACTACCGTCGCTATGGTTGCCCGCCAGCCAGTTAGACTGACTACCGCTAACTTGCCCCAACAGCTGACATTCGCTTCCTGGTTTGGTATCCGTGAACGTCACGGCCTGCCCAGCGGTACTGAGTTGACTGTTGCTACTACATCCAGCCAGTAAAACTGCCGCTGATAGACCCAACAAAATACGAACCTGCATGTCTTCCTCCTTGCGATTGAAAAAACAAAGGGCACAGGCCCGATTAGTTACGCCACGCTTTGAAGCGGTTGATCAGCCCGTTGGTGGAACTGTCATGGCTGTCGATCGTACTGTCACTTTCCAGCTCTGGCAGAATACGGTTTGCCAGTTGCTTACCTAACTCCACGCCCCACTGATCGAACGTGAAGATGTTCAGGATCGCGCCCTGAGTAAAGATCTTGTGCTCATACAGTGCGATCAACGCGCCTAGGCTGTATGGCGTAATGTCGCGCAGCAGGATGGAGTTGGTCGGACGGTTGCCTTCAAAAACTTTAAACGGCGCAACGTGTTCCACCTCTTTTGCACTTTTGCCTGCCGCCGTAAATTCCGCTTCA
Proteins encoded in this window:
- a CDS encoding DUF4156 domain-containing protein, whose product is MQVRILLGLSAAVLLAGCSSNSQLSTAGQAVTFTDTKPGSECQLLGQVSGSQSNWLAGNHSDGSSMRGAANDLRNKAAAMGGNTIYGATSSSETFWSSFAPLDSKMNGSVYKCP